GCCGGACGAGCGAGCCGGCGACAACCGGCGACGGTCCCCTCGGGGCACGGGGGGACCGGTAACCATGACCAGCGACCGGCGCATCGTGCTCTTCGACCTGTTCGGAGTCATCGCCCGCCACCAACGTCCGGGCTCCCTGAAGAAGATGGCCGCCCGCTGCCACGCATCCACCGGCGCCTTCACCACGGCCTACTGGGCCTGCCGCCGGCCCTACGACGCCGGCTGGTCCGCGACCGCGTACTGGACCGCCGTACTGCGCTGGCTGTCCCGGCCCGTCGACGCCGCCACGATCGAGGAGCTGCGCCTCATCGACATCGACAGCTGGTCACGCGTCGACCCCCGGATGGTCGCCTACGTCCGGTCCCTGCGCGGCGTCGCCGAGGTCGCCCTGCTGTCCAACATCCCCGCGGACCACGCGGAGGCCTTCCTCGCCGCGCAGCCCTGGCTCCACGAGCTGGATCACGTCGCCTTCTCCGGCAGGATCGGAGCGGCGAAGCCGGATCCGGCGGCTTTCCGGCACTGCGTCGTGGCCATGCGGGCCGCGCCGGCGGACTTCCTCTTCGTCGACGACCGCGAGGAGAACGTGCGCGCCGCGCGGGCCGTCGGCCTGAACGGGCACGTCTTCACTGATCGCGACGAGTCGGCGCGAGCCATCGGCGCCTGGTTGCGCCGCAGGTGATCCGGTCGGGCACGGCATCATTCGCGGCCGTCACACTCGCCCGCACACTGCGGCCGACCCGCCCCCGACGGGCCCGGCGTCCTGGCGCCGGGCCTGTCGCCAGGACGGTCAGTACGGGTAGAACCCCGAGCCGGTCTTCCGGCCGAGCCGGCCCGCGTCCACCATCCGCTGGAGCAGCGGGGGAGCGGCGTACAGCGGCTCCTTGTACTCGGCGTACATCGAGTCGGCGACCGAGGCCACGGTGTCCAGGCCGATCAGGTCGGCGAGCTTGAGCGGGCCCATCGGGTGGGCGCAGCCCATCTCCATGCCGTTGTCGATGTCCTCGCGGCTGGCGATGCCCGACTCGAACATCCGGATCGCGGAGAGGAGGTACGGAATCAGCAGCGCGTTGACGACGAAGCCGGACCTGTCCTGGGCGCGGATCGGGTGCTTGCCGAGTATGTCCTGCACCACGGCCTCGGCGCGCTTGACCGTCTCGTCGGACGTGGTCAGCGCGGGGATCAGCTCGACGAGCTTCTGCACCGGGGCCGGGTTGAAGAAGTGGATGCCGATGACCCGGTCGGGGCGCGAGGTCGCGACGGCCAGCTTCACCAGCGGGATCGAGGAGGTGTTGGAGGCCAGGATCGCGTCCTGCCGGGTCACCACCTGGTCCAGCACCTGGAAGATCTCGGTCTTGACCTGTTCGTTCTCCACGACGGCCTCGATGACGAGATCGCGGTCCGCGAACTCGCCGAGGTCGGTGGTGAAGCTGAGGCGGCCGAGGGTCTCGTCGCGCTCCTCCTCGGTGATCTTGCCGCGCTCGGCGGCCTTGGAGAGGGAGTTGTAGAGCCGGGTGCGACCGATCTCCAGCGCCTCGCCGGTGGTCTCGGCCACTCTGACATCGAGGCCGCTGCGGGCACACACCTCCGCGATGCCTGCGCCCATCTGGCCGCAGCCGACCACTCCGACGCGTGCGATGTCCGCCATAGAGTCCGTCACCTCGTGCCTTTCACTGTTCTCCGTGCGGCGGCATCCGTTCGGTTCCGGGCTCCGCCTCGACCCCACGACGTTACTCCGCGCCCCGCACGGGATCGCAGGCCGGGGCGCGCACGCGCGGCCCCGGCCGGTGTTTCCGGGGGCCGGACGAGGACAGAGAGACGGCAGGTGCGAAGAAATGCGGCAAATCGCCAGAAGGAGCTTTGTGGCCGGTGCGGCCGGGGCGGCGGCAGCGGTGGTGGCCTCGGGCTCGGTGGCCGCCCAGGCGGCCGCGGACCCGCCGGGCGAGCGGCGTGCGGAGGAGGCGGGCGCGCCCCGCGACACGCCGCGGCGTGAGCTGCGAGGGATGTGGGTGGGGACGGTCGACAACCTCGACTGGCCCTCGAAACCGGGGCTCTCCGCCGCCGCGCAGGAGGCCGAGCTGATGGCCTACCTCGACGAGGCCGTCGACCGCCGGCTGAACGCCGTGATCCTCCAGGTCCGCCCGTCCGCCGACGCGCTGTGGCCCTCCTCGTACGAGCCGTGGGCCAAGTGCCTCACCGGCGTCCAGGGCAAGGACCCCGGCTGGGACCCGCTGGGGACCGCGGTGCGGGAGGCGCACAGCCGAGGCCTGGAGCTGCACGCCTGGTTCAACCCGTACCGGGTCGCCAACCACACCGACCGCTCCCGGCTGGCCGCCACGCACCCCGCCCGGGTGCACCCCGACTGGGCGCTGCCGTACGGCGGGAAGCTCTACTACAACCCGGGCCTGCCAGAGGTCCGCAGCTTCGTCCAGGACGCGATGCTGGACGCGGTCCGCCGCTACGAGATCGACGCCGTCCACTGGGACGACTACTTCTACCCCTACCCGGTGGCCGGGCAGTCCTTCGCGGACGACGCCGCGTACAAGAAGCACGGTGCGGGCTTCGCGAGCAAGGCGGCCTGGCGGCGCTCCAACACCGACAAGCTCGTGCAGGAGACCGCCCGGCGGAT
This window of the Streptomyces sp. 840.1 genome carries:
- a CDS encoding glycoside hydrolase family 10 protein, with the translated sequence MRQIARRSFVAGAAGAAAAVVASGSVAAQAAADPPGERRAEEAGAPRDTPRRELRGMWVGTVDNLDWPSKPGLSAAAQEAELMAYLDEAVDRRLNAVILQVRPSADALWPSSYEPWAKCLTGVQGKDPGWDPLGTAVREAHSRGLELHAWFNPYRVANHTDRSRLAATHPARVHPDWALPYGGKLYYNPGLPEVRSFVQDAMLDAVRRYEIDAVHWDDYFYPYPVAGQSFADDAAYKKHGAGFASKAAWRRSNTDKLVQETARRIKTVRPGVRFGISPFGVWRNASTDPLGSRSAAGVQTYDDLYADTRGWIKKGWIDYICPQLYWNIGLTAADYAVLVPWWNEVVRGTGVDLFIGEALYKAGDPAQPKAWQDPAELSRHIDLAAKYDQVRGHAYFSGRAVVADRIGAMERVVADHYRSRVRPPG
- a CDS encoding HAD family phosphatase; amino-acid sequence: MTSDRRIVLFDLFGVIARHQRPGSLKKMAARCHASTGAFTTAYWACRRPYDAGWSATAYWTAVLRWLSRPVDAATIEELRLIDIDSWSRVDPRMVAYVRSLRGVAEVALLSNIPADHAEAFLAAQPWLHELDHVAFSGRIGAAKPDPAAFRHCVVAMRAAPADFLFVDDREENVRAARAVGLNGHVFTDRDESARAIGAWLRRR
- a CDS encoding 3-hydroxybutyryl-CoA dehydrogenase — encoded protein: MADIARVGVVGCGQMGAGIAEVCARSGLDVRVAETTGEALEIGRTRLYNSLSKAAERGKITEEERDETLGRLSFTTDLGEFADRDLVIEAVVENEQVKTEIFQVLDQVVTRQDAILASNTSSIPLVKLAVATSRPDRVIGIHFFNPAPVQKLVELIPALTTSDETVKRAEAVVQDILGKHPIRAQDRSGFVVNALLIPYLLSAIRMFESGIASREDIDNGMEMGCAHPMGPLKLADLIGLDTVASVADSMYAEYKEPLYAAPPLLQRMVDAGRLGRKTGSGFYPY